The Eleutherodactylus coqui strain aEleCoq1 chromosome 6, aEleCoq1.hap1, whole genome shotgun sequence genome window below encodes:
- the KNL1 gene encoding kinetochore scaffold 1, with amino-acid sequence MDDKSISQSSELTEQVHRRRLSSILKAPRSPLKDLGSGNELCQEPIIEKHRKSLRRVSFAETIRVFTPALQSTGSADKENEGFGTSESSTNVNKETANKCGIAGMDTLLHGAIQAPSYNADEDWNNADCTEDRTIFFCADNDMDMTASNTIPIHGLIEKKIDTSQFLASLKFPNNEMTQNKDFKLSVGVEKHSDFILKRDSSMENKVKFSDFLTSLANEKSKATNFLDAEKENIFPFVPTRFHALDSTENVTQMFREQDDGLDLTKCHTTNIDSFFPMINRETANQLTSSHNGNSQPERLALSELSHLKNFGLNNKLNRSASNNQTVFIEDDMDITRSHTTRIRQDALAQAVQLHTYQNETQFPFDKNMIFDKENEMEMTRNNSVLIDKNPSVTSVQRKIRVSCEDHTTILPQGEDMDITKSHTVAIDGLTVEQVRPQAMPHSAVCSGVANDHVRRSSGLALNPQMVPRKSLEMSNTRPIDSIQSGFEHNRTYASKLEDPEDQVNQAEQNKTGSTFSNLEPSEKMLENHTKSANNERPKSHTIAVDGKPLQEMSKKDSKSNFNCLKLPSVSNNKTNLFSTDSDDMELTQSHTVFIDQKALNRDNKNDLSVRFQQRDTSVSTSGQVEKTDRDLRVQENTSLVNRIPGSISSKHEPMMNATNYLTDDMEITVFGNDAFGKSPPSSAYEGNKTALFTCSQQDMEFTRSQTVFIDHVLCERLQYDTCSTISNDLHFNSTISKCTSTNIKEQVGYSVAKEQEAETLSKSLFELQSACVNPGHAMPSESTREVCTALQNNSNFLRPDQDDMDITLSNTAAIRNTFLYGNSKPNKSVPCVPSTLNSSATDKSVFEDDMELTKSHTMIIDERNLVGLRNPSTSIKNITLPTSAPKMVTNPIAVWHEIDPTHNVSKQQLHNESVPQEGDMEMTNINTGLLIAARKSQSWNKVNPSFESQDKTVYLCDQDDMDMTRAHTVAIENKVIEVKDANLKSMSQDSATVSSAKSHLGDVKYMPRPYSAHDFDEKHYTSRTPFDPEMDITVSNTVTINTEKPGNDLQLLISKSKVLPSAKSHYLDRLERDEGNNTVFDQESRTDLKKNSPELQDKTLFLYEQNDMDITRSHTTAIESKILNGLKDKKVEPEFQKLTERNADLTNNGINMAGNITSVTGACSEDEDMDMTKSNTVFIDQLHTKDVHVSDIHSKGKIVSSLQKSLIANNETSLLVYNMEETNRNVHLSESLVNGSSFDKPTCNQSDIEMTKSHTVAIEKPLDSAHITYPVSICSQVSTAMTSCDQGNNYMCGERDRARPPAEANDGPRAESVEPLVFECISYKELSMPPDPKDTTTTFSGNVKGSDLTKLQGNSGLVQTSKDFLDGDETMFPNEQSMDITKAHTAAEACSLDNNSRMPSTGIVVIEGDTVNVSGALIDVQQKCDLNETMEKLKCRRKSYARSGILLAGLENEVSRIHTNSIEASLLKTNTDSCGSAEKDFILDKESDNIDFESKHTYFGNCISPNADPNQNPTFPEQSCVSSACKVVGLEEDNVPDDKICYEKGLKSQLEIKGENLKTTSEGRSDISFNCDPSCLASDPTANMRPEKQKTCVRPLETLTVAHQKDSEVAVEKEMKKAKLKGKRVSFHVPEIEMVSKDQVIQPFVSHRDNYDEVEHQDRIVHAADQIATKSDFMDQASVIGIKQDTENLEDNPLHKDSDVTSDMAVGFPERISSNVAFSTLFCNNSAGINKRRSIADIQLKIKRLSQQSKTSHTHTAPLLGLIEQLPATAQILHPSGSERVLLNAELPNTVTTQEKEPIHEKNKITRGNSLPNRLSVKMIQPKLPKKRALSTSNNVEEARSTVSEAEHQNAQCSKALLKTFKVLDDGQCIDEEMLPACPDDQDINSVFHYEVPEGAWEELCQEEAVQQNSDRSTMQCKDSVNGQKRVREAEGDFESQREKRARWKDDILEKDEARNSVDFKGSDKLYRSDSSTHHASKTMEQTYSSSSSSQDSRADGMSVDLSSQQYSQMDSQLPWDTGCEQNLWKKFQDGTITVQEFFVLLRIRVLIQKPRYSELPSKRGMKEDLTAIEILQNQYIHQPKLQMYEEECHTLYQTIEELKGSTELQHKPLVQINSFLWEALRMCSENELMYFGVTLKNMKSLYSKKSKLIAHEEKVSTYSKLLHTAQTQWENLQARLHETDELLTELDNCISTLELETTRLNEECGSESLAGKGCVRIQAEIDCLKSQEQLSIRESLELEERKQVLGQLDCLQEEERVNRKHLQELSYTEWELVEWTDQAATFIFLYNSLELSVTFGDSIDGECFNKKPCRKISSVTVESQLDDEVAHPSSVLVHRLILQYVEKAAFNESYKNQNNLPQLLSNLSLVVSRCKLLGEELEYLIKWGAKYNIVKTQVQSLQIKLLFSSLAALVKFELIIHLSDTYPTVPLAFTLNNLIGSITKSRVTAIMSTVPTGLWYLKRTVKSIHTNLLL; translated from the exons ATTTTAAAAGCTCCCCGTAGTCCTCTAAAAGATCTAGGAAGTGGAAATGAGCTCTGTCAG gaacccattattGAAAAACATCGGAAAAGCCTTCGCCGTGTGAGTTTTGCTGAGACAATAAG AGTTTTCACTCCAGCGCTACAGTCAACTGGATCAGCTGATAAAGAGAATGAAG GTTTTGGGACTAGTGAGTCAAGTACGAATGT CAATAAAGAAACCGCTAATAAATGTGGGATTGCAG gaaTGGACACACTGCTTCATGGAGCTATTCAAGCCCCCAGTTACAATGCAGATGAAGAT TGGAATAATGCTGACTGCACTGAAGACAGAACAATTTTCTTCTGTGCTGACAATGATATGGATATGACAGCAAGCAACACAATACCTATTCATGGACTGATTGAAAAGAAAATAGATACCAGTCAGTTTTTGGCCAGTTTAAAATTCCCAAACAATGAAATGACCCAAAATAAAGACTTTAAATTGTCAGTTGGTGTTGAAAAACATTCTGACTTTATACTTAAGAGAGATTCTTCCATGGAGAACAAAGTAAAGTTTAGTGATTTCTTGACAAGTTTGGCAAATGAGAAATCAAAAGCAACAAATTTTTTAGATGCTGAAAAAGAGAACATTTTTCCATTTGTTCCCACCCGTTTCCATGCCCTGGACAGTACAGAAAATGTTACACAAATGTTCAGGGAGCAAGATGACGGGCTAGACCTGACCAAATGCCACACAACCAACATTGATTCTTTTTTTCCAATGATTAATAGAGAAACAGCCAATCAGTTAACTTCTTCTCACAATGGTAACAGCCAACCTGAGCGGTTAGCTCTATCTGAGCTTTCTCACTTAAAGAATTTTGGTCTGAATAATAAGTTAAATAGATCTGCTTCGAATAACCAAACTGTGTTTATAGAAGATGACATGGATATAACTCGTAGCCATACTACTCGCATAAGGCAAGATGCTCTTGCCCAGGCTGTCCAACTGCATACATACCAAAATGAGACACAGTTCCCTTTTGATAAGAACATGATTTTTGATAAAGAAAATGAAATGGAAATGACCAGAAACAATTCAGTTTTAATCGACAAGAATCCAAGCGTGACATCTGTTCAAAGGAAGATTAGAGTATCTTGCGAGGATCATACAACTATTCTTCCTCAGGGAGAGGACATGGATATTACGAAAAGTCATACAGTTGCTATAGATGGTTTAACAGTGGAACAGGTGAGACCTCAAGCTATGCCTCATTCGGCAGTATGTAGTGGTGTAGCAAATGATCATGTTAGACGAAGTTCTGGGCTAGCTCTAAATCCTCAAATGGTACCAAGAAAATCTTTGGAGATGTCCAACACCAGGCCCATCGATAGTATTCAAAGTGGTTTTGAACACAACAGAACCTATGCTTCCAAACTAGAAGATCCTGAAGATCAAGTAAACCAAGCTGAACAAAACAAGACGGGGAGCACCTTTTCTAATCTTGAACCTAGCGAAAAAATGCTTGAAAACCATACAAAATCTGCTAATAATGAAAGACCAAAGTCCCACACCATTGCCGTTGATGGAAAACCTTTACAAGAGATGAGCAAGAAAGACAGTAAATCTAATTTTAATTGTTTAAAACTACCTTCTGTGTCTAATAATAAAACCAACTTGTTCTCAACCGACAGTGATGACATGGAGCTGACACAAAGCCACACAGTTTTTATTGACCAAAAAGCTTTGAATCGCGATAACAAAAATGACCTTTCTGTGAGATTTCAACAAAGGGACACTTCAGTATCTACAAGTGGACAGGTGGAAAAAACTGACAGGGATTTAAGAGTACAGGAAAATACATCACTAGTCAACAGGATACCTGGAAGTATTAGTTCTAAACATGAACCTATGATGAATGCTACTAATTATCTGACAGATGACATGGAGATAACGGTCTTTGGAAATGATGCCTTTGGAAAAAGCCCTCCATCAAGTGCATATGAAGGCAATAAAACTGCACTATTCACATGTAGCCAACAAGACATGGAGTTTACTCGGTCACAAACTGTTTTTATTGACCATGTTTTATGTGAAAGATTGCAATATGACACATGCAGTACCATCAGTAATGATCTTCATTTTAATTCCACTATCTCAAAATGCACTTCCACAAATATTAAGGAGCAAGTTGGCTACAGTGTTGCAAAGGAACAAGAAGCAGAAACTTTGTCAAAATCTTTGTTTGAATTACAGTCTGCCTGCGTGAATCCTGGTCATGCTATGCCATCTGAGTCCACAAGGGAAGTCTGTACAGCCTTGCAAAATAATAGTAATTTCCTCAGGCCTGATCAAGATGATATGGACATAACATTATCCAATACTGCTGCTATTAGGAATACATTTTTGTATGGTAATTCCAAACCTAACAAATCTGTTCCTTGCGTGCCATCCACACTAAATAGCTCTGCTACAGATAAAAGTGTATTTGAGGATGACATGGAACTTACAAAAAGCCATACAATGATCATTGATGAGCGAAATCTTGTAGGGTTACGTAACCCATCCACTTCCATAAAGAACATCACTCTTCCTACCTCTGCTCCAAAGATGGTAACAAACCCAATTGCAGTTTGGCATGAGATAGACCCCACACATAATGTCTCAAAGCAGCAACTTCATAATGAATCTGTCCCTCAAGAGGGTGACATGGAGATGACAAACATCAACACAGGTCTACTTATCGCGGCAAGAAAATCGCAATCCTGGAACAAAGTGAATCCATCATTTGAATCGCAGGATAAAACGGTGTATCTATGTGACCAAGATGATATGGATATGACCAGAGCGCATACTGTAGCTATTGAAAACAAGGTGATTGAGGTGAAGGACGCTAACTTAAAAAGCATGTCACAAGACAGCGCAACAGTTAGCTCTGCTAAGAGTCATCTTGGTGATGTGAAATACATGCCAAGGCCTTATTCAGCACATGATTTTGATGAGAAACACTACACTAGTAGGACACCTTTTGATCCAGAAATGGATATTACAGTATCAAATACAGTTACTATCAACACTGAAAAGCCTGGAAATGATTTGCAACTTCTCATTTCTAAATCTAAAGTTCTCCCTTCCGCAAAGAGCCACTATCTTGACCGTTTGGAAAGAGATGAAGGTAACAACACTGTATTTGACCAGGAAAGTAGAACTGATTTAAAGAAGAATTCTCCCGAATTGCAGGATAAGACTTTATTTTTGTATGAACAGAATGATATGGACATTACCAGGTCTCATACAACGGCAATTGAAAGCAAAATATTAAATGGCCTAAAGGATAAAAAGGTTGAACCAGAGTTTCAGAAACTAACTGAAAGAAATGCTGATCTAACAAATAATGGCATTAATATGGCAGGTAACATTACATCCGTGACTGGGGCATGCTCCGAGGATGAAGACATGGACATGACAAAGTCAAACACGGTCTTTATTGATCAGCTACATACTAAAGATGTTCACGTTTCAGATATTCATTCTAAGGGGAAAATTGTTTCTTCTCTCCAAAAGTCTTTAATTGCCAACAATGAAACTAGTCTACTAGTTTATAATATGGAGGAGACCAATAGAAACGTTCATCTCTCTGAGAGCCTTGTCAATGGGTCTTCTTTTGATAAACCTACATGTAATCAAAGTGATATTGAAATGACAAAATCTCATACAGTGGCAATTGAAAAACCGTTGGACTCTGCTCATATTACCTACCCTGTAAGCATCTGTTCTCAAGTATCTACAGCCATGACTTCATGTGACCAAGGCAATAATTACATGTGTGGTGAAAGGGATAGAGCTAGACCTCCAGCTGAAGCAAATGATGGCCCACGTGCTGAAAGTGTAGAGCCTTTAGTTTTTGAATGTATTTCATATAAAGAGTTGAGCATGCCTCCAGATCCAAAAGATACAACAACGACCTTTTCAGGGAACGTCAAAGGAAGTGATTTAACGAAGTTACAAGGAAACAGTGGCTTAGTTCAAACGAGTAAAGATTTTCTGGACGGTGATGAAACAATGTTTCCAAATGAGCAGAGTATGGATATTACTAAAGCACACACTGCTGCAGAGGCTTGTTCTTTAGACAATAATTCCCGTATGCCCAGCACTGGCATAGTTGTAATAGAAGGTGACACTGTAAATGTTTCTGGAGCATTAATAGATGTGCAGCAAAAATGTGATCTAAATGAGACCATGGAAAAACTAAAGTGTAGAAGGAAAAGTTATGCAAGGTCTGGAATCCTCCTGGCGGGTTTGGAAAACGAGGTCTCGCGCATCCACACAAATTCAATAGAGGCTTCTTTGTTAAAGACAAATACTGATTCTTGTGGCAGTGCTGAAAAGGACTTTATTTTAGATAAGGAATCGGATAATATTGATTTTGAAAGTAAACACACATACTTTGGAAACTGTATCTCACCTAATGCAGATCCAAATCAGAATCCCACTTTTCCTGAACAATCATGTGTTAGTTCAGCTTGTAAGGTAGTAGGTTTAGAGGAAGATAATGTTCCAGATGATAAAATCTGTTATGAAAAGGGATTAAAAAGCCAATTAGAAATAAAAGGCGAGAATCTAAAGACGACCAGTGAAGGCAGATCTGACATTTCCTTTAATTGTGATCCCTCATGTCTTGCCTCAGATCCTACTGCCAATATGAGACCTGAAAAACAGAAAACTTGTGTCCGTCCTCTAGAAACCTTAACTGTTGCACATCAAAAAGACTCAGAAGTGGCAGTAGAAAAAGAGATGAAAAAAGCCAAATTAAAGGGGAAGAGGGTGTCCTTTCATGTTCCAGAAATTGAGATGGTCTCGAAGGATCAAGTCATTCAACCTTTTGTGTCACACAGAGATAATTATGACGAAGTAGAACATCAAGACAGAATTGTCCACGCTGCTGATCAAATTGCTACTAAATCAGATTTTATGGACCAAGCCTCGGTTATAGGTATAAAGCAGGATACTGAAAACCTGGAAGACAACCCTCTGCACAAGGACTCTGATGTAACATCAGATATGGCAGTAGGTTTTCCTGAACGCATCTCCTCTAATGTTGCTTTTTCTACTTTATTCTGCAATAATTCAGCTGGTATAAATAAGCGCAGAAGCATTGCTGATATCCAGTTAAAGATAAAGCGTTTATCACAGCAGTCAAAAACGTCACACACTCacactgcacctcttttgggtctgATTGAACAGCTCCCCGCAACAGCCCAGATTTTGCATCCCTCAGGTTCAGAACGTGTCTTACTAAATGCAGAGCTGCCGAACACAGTCACCACTCAAGAAAAGGAACCTATtcatgagaaaaataaaataaccagGGGAAACTCTTTACCAAATAGGTTATCTGTCAAAATGATACAGCCCAAGTTGCCCAAAAAAAGGGCGTTGAGCACGAGTAACAATGTTGAAGAAGCTAGGTCTACCGTTTCTGAGgctgaacaccaaaatgctcagtgCTCTAAGGCACTTCTCAAGACGTTCAAGGTTCTTGATGATGGACAATGTATAGATGAAGAGATGCTTCCTGCCTGTCCTGATGATCAGGATATCAATAGTGTATTTCACTACGAGGTGCCTGAAGGTGCTTGGGAGGAGTTGTGTCAAGAAGAAGCTGTACAGCAGAACTCTGACAGATCTACTATGCAATGTAAAGATTCTGTGAATGGTCAGAAGAGAGTTCGTGAGGCAGAGGGGGATTTTGAGAGTCAAAGAGAAAAGAGAGCCAGATGGAAAGATGACATTCTGGAAAAAGATGAAGCGCGG AACTCTGTGGATTTTAAAGGTTCTGACAAATTGTACAGAAGTGATAGTTCAACTCATCATGCAAGTAAAACCATGGAGCAGACctactccagcagcagcagctctcaAGATTCAAGGGCGGATGGGATGTCTGTTGATCTGAGCA GTCAGCAGTACAGTCAGATGGACTCTCAGTTACCGTGGGATACTGGATGCGAGCAAAACCTCTGGAAA AAATTTCAAGATGGCACCATTACAGTACAGGAATTTTTTGTACTACTAAGAATCCGCGTTCTTATCCAGAAGCCAAGATACAGTGAACTTCCATCCAAG CGTGGCATGAAAGAAGACCTAACTGCAATAGAAATCCTACAAAATCAGTATATACACCAGCCTAAACTACAGATGTATGAGGAGGAGTGTCACACTTTGTACCAAACAATAGAGGA ACTAAAGGGGTCTACAGAGCTGCAGCACAAGCCTTTAGTGCAAATTAACAGCTTCCTCTGGGAAGCACTCAGAATGTGTTCAGAAAATGAG TTGATGTACTTCGGAGTGACCCTGAAAAATATGAAGTCCTTGTATTCCAAGAAAAGTAAACTTATAGCTCATGAAGAGAAGGTTTCTACATACAGTAAACTGCTTCATACAGCTCAG ACACAATGGGAGAATCTGCAAGCAAGGCTACATGAGACTGATGAGCTTCTCACAGAGCTTGATAATTGTATTTCCACTCTAGAACTTG AAACTACCAGACTGAATGAAGAATGTGGAAGTGAAAGCCTGGCCGGTAAAGGTTGTGTGCGAATACAGGCAG AAATTGACTGCTTAAAGTCACAGGAGCAGCTTTCTATCAG GGAAAGCCTGGAACTAGAAGAAAGGAAACAGGTCTTGGGACAACTTGACTGCCTGCAAGAAGAAGAACGTGTTAATCGCAAACATTTACAAGAACTCAG TTACACAGAATGGGAACTAGTTGAATGGACGGACCAAGCAGCAACTTTTATTTTCTTGTATAATTCTCTTGAACTTTCTGTCACATTTGGAGATTCTATTG